GCATTGATTGCTACCAATAAGGCATGAATTCCATAGGCACAAAGGGAGCTGATCAGCATCACAAAGGTTACTGCACCGCCCATTTTGGTGGCTGTTTCCATTTTGCCCGAAACACCGAGGAAAGGACAGATACCCAGGAAATAGGCAAGTACGAAGTTGTTGACCAGACTGGCATTGACAAATATGCTCCAATAAGATTCCGTATTCATGTTCCCGCTTTTTTAGATTTGAAGAAATTGAACAGTAATAGCCAAAGCGCCAGGGTGAAAAATCCACCGGCAGGCAAGATCATGATAATCCATTCCTGGAAGGATCCGGGGAAGATTTCAATGTTGAACAGGGTGCCATTGCCCAATAACTCACGTACAGCACCCAGACAAAACAAGGCGAAAACAAAGCCAAGGCCCATTCCAAGGGCATCCATGATTGATTTCCCAATGCTATTTTTGGATGCGAAGGCCTCAGCCCTGCTCAGGATCAGGCAATTGACAACAATCAGTGAAATAAATGCCCCCAGGTTTTTGTGTAGGTCCACGCTGATGGCCTGAATGGCATAATCCACAATGGTTACAAATGTGGCAATGATCAGGATGAAGGAAGCTATCCTTACTTGTTTGGGGATAAAATTCCGCAGGGATGCAACCAAGATATTGGACATCAGCAAGACAAATGCCGTTGCCAGCCCCATAGCAAGGGCATTTTGGGCAGTATTGGAAACTGCCAACACAGGACACATGCCCAATACCTGAACAAATACCGGATTTTCGCGCCAAAGCCCTTTGATGAATTCATCAGTGGAGCTTGGTGTATTTTTCAGTTCCGTATTTTTTGTTATCCCAGTACTCATTTCAATCCAGTTTAAATTTTTCCAACTGATTGTATATCAATGGAATTATTGTAGCAGAACTTTCTCCAATAATGTGTCCGATTGCCCTTGATGAAATGGTCGCTCCCGTGATTCCATCTACTTCCCAGGGATTTGTTTTACTGCCCTGCTTTACTGGAACGACCCTATTTTCAATCCTTGTCAAATCTTCTGAAAGGGCTACCGAGAGGGCCTTGAAATTGGACAGGAAATTTTCATCTTTTTCAATCTTATCTCCCAATCCGGGGGTTTCCTTGCTTTCCAGGACATACATTCCTACCACGGTTTGGGTGAAGGGATTGTATCCGTACAAAATCCGTATGACATCTGCATAGCCCTGTCCGCTTGCCTCGATGGCTATCCCTTTAAGAGTTCCATCGTCTCCAAACCCCGCATAAACCAGTTTTTTACTGCGGTCTTTCCCATCTGAAGGGATAAAGTTTCCATCATCTGTCAGCTCAAATATTTTGGTTTGGCTTATTCCCGGCAATACCCTGAATACCGCCTGTTCCAGGGCTTCGGCTTTGAGTCTTTCTATCCTTTCCTTTGTTCCTTCATAGGTCAACACGATCAGTAGGGCACAGAAAACACCGATACCTACCATCGCGGTCAGCATTTTTTTACTTCCCTGAGAGTTTTCTTGATGGGTCGGTATGGTCTTTTTTGTATCCATCTTGCTATCTTTTTGTACCATAAACCCTAGGCCTGATTATTTTGTCAATTTGTGGGGTAAGCGCATTGCCCAACAAAATGGCATACATCACACCTTCAGGAAGCCCGCCCCAAATCCGTATGACCACTATCAAAAGGCCTATAAAAACCCCATAGATCCATACGCCAAGAGGGGTGATGGGAGATCCGACCATGTCGGTTGCCATAAATACAGCACCCAACATCAAACCACCAGAGAAAAGCATAAAGAGTGGGGAGGGGTATACCTGATTGTCAAGGAGAAATAAGATCCCGCTCAAAAGGTAAACTGTGGCAAGTATGGCTACAGGTATTCTCCAGTTCATCATTTTCCTATAAATCAAATAAATTCCTCCCAGCACAATAATCCAGGAGCAGGTTTCTCCAATAGAGCCACTGATCAGTCCCAGGGCAAGGTCTGAGGTTTCAGCAGTTATTTTATCAAATTTGAACGCTGAAAGTGGGGTAGCACCCGAAATTCCATCTACTATTGGTTCAGCAAAGGGAAGGGCAAGAACAGATTTGGAAATATGGAAAAACCTGTCTTCCAAGAAAGATGGATGCCAGGTGGTAATGGCAACAGGGAAAGCAGCCTGTAGGAAAGCACGGCCCACGAGCGCAGGATTAAATGCATTATATCCCAATCCTCCGAAAACAAATTTTCCCAAACCTATGGCCAATACGGCTCCAAGAAAAGTCATCCAAAGGGGAAAAATCGGTGGTAAAGTAAGTCCCAAAAGAATTCCGGTTATCACTGCGGACCAATCAGAAATGGTACTTTCCCTATTGGACCACCTACAAAGCAGGTGTTCTGTCAACAAGCAACCAAAGACGGAAGTGGCAATGACCAGTAAGGCATTGATCCCAAAAGCATATATGGAAAACAAGACCACTGGCAAAAGGGCATAGACCACATTTTTCATAATGAGATCCGTGCTGACATCTTTTTTGATGTGGGGAGAGGAACTGATATGTAGGGTCTTGCTAAACATTGCTTTTTTGACTGTTGGCTTTCCTTTTTCGGATAATTCCCTTGGATAAGCGGAAATATTGTACCAAGGGGATATTGGAGGGACAAACGTAGGTGCATGACCCACATTCAAAGCAATCCATCAGGTTGTATTCCTCAACCATGGTTTCATAGGCTTCGGATTTTGCCAATATCCCAAGTTTGGAGGGGTTTAAGAAAAGGGGACAGGCATCTACACAAGCGCCACATTTGATGCAGGGATAGATTTTCTCTGTTTTTTTGGTGTCATTTTCCCCAAACACCACAATTCCTGAAGTTCCCTTGACTATAGATATATCCAGACTTGATGCTGAGACGCCCATCATGGGACCTCCCATAAATACTTCACATATGTCTTTACTTGCACCTACCTGTTCCAGTATATACCGGAGTGGGGTTCCAATAGGGATGAGGTAATTTCCCTTTTTACTGATGGCAGGACCGGTGATGGTAATAACCCTTTCCTGAATTCCCTGTCCATGTGGTAATAACCTCCCAATCTCGGCGGTGGTGGCTACATTGACGACAACGGTATTTACGTCGATAGGTAAGCCTCCTGAGGGAACTTCTTTTCCCAGGATTGAAGTAATCAGCATTTTCTCCGCTCCTTGAGGATATTTTACAGGAACAACCTGAACGCTTACAGGTAAATCTTTCGGTATTTTACCCGATAAATGTTCTGCCGCATCCAGTTTATTGGCCTCAATGCCAATGATTACTTCCTTGGCACCAGTGGCTTTCAATAAATACCTAATACCCATGAAAATATCATCTGCCTGCTCTAACATCACCCGGTGGTCGGTAGTGAGGTAAGGTTCACATTCAATTCCATTGATGAGAAGATGGTCACATTTTTTTCCTTCCGGAATTTTGAGCTTTACATGTGTTGGAAATGCTGCCCCTCCTAATCCAACTATACCGGCATCCTGAATTCCCTGTAAGATCTCCTCAGGACTGGCAGAAAGTGGAATAGGTTTGCCCTCCGATATTTCCTGGCCGGAAAAGGGGAATGGCTCCAGGTAGAGGCCCGGGACCATTTGACCTGAAATGACCGGGACATTGGCAATTTTCCTTATTTTTCCCGATACCGGGGAATGCAAAGGGACGGACATGTAGCCATTGGCTTTGGCCAGTAATTGACCCCTTGCCACTTCCTGTCCTTCCTTCACAATGATCTGTGAAGGCGTCCCTATATGCTGTTGCATAGGTAGGATGATCAGGGGAGCAAACGGGAATTGCCGGATGGGCAGTCGGTTTGTCTCCTCCTTGTTTTCAGGTGGATGAATTCCATGTGAAAAGGTATTTTTAGCCAGCAGGAACATGGGATCAATTGAATTTTTCGCCTCTCTTGATCCATTTTTCCATGTCCGGTCCGTTTTTGTCCGCAGGCAATCCGGGATGTATGACGCCGGCAGTACATTTTTCTGCAGCTTTTACCAGGTCAGAATACGGGCCTGCATTTGGATCTTTGATATAAGCTTTTTTATCGTTGTTATAGGCGAAAATATTGGGGTTGATTTTGATACATTCATCACAGGAGGTACAGAAATCTGTTTCCAACCATGGCGCAAGATATTCTCCATTGGGAGAAGGTGCTGGAATATTCGGATTTTCCTTTTTGCTTTCCTCTAAAGTCAAATCCATGATTCCCATCCCATTATCTCCTGCCAATTTCATCAGACCTTTGGCAATCCTGCCCACTACTTCTGTTCTTATTTTGTTTTCCAGATCTTCCACAGGAGTTGCTTTTTCAGCTTTTACCCCGGCTATTGCTTTCAGCATAACCCAAAAGTCACGGCGTTCTTCGCAGGAGTGTACCATAGTTTTGGAGACCAGGACCCTTGTCAGGTGTTGCTTTCGGTCTACTGCCCAGATGAAAGGGAATTCCCTTCTCTTTCAGCCTCTTCCATTTCCAGGAATTCTTCCAGTACCACCATGTTTTCATTCCAAGTGTCTCTTGGCGCATTTCTGAAATGTTTCCTGAACCGTGCCTCCGTCAAAGCAAAATCCGCAAAGGTCATTGCCACCTCCATGGTTTTCTGCCTGCCATTTTCAAGGTACTTGAGTTCATAGGTAGGCCATGTTTTTTCCAGGGCAGGGTTTCCTTCCAGGTCAAAGGCTTCCTGAGGTGTCACTCCCTTGTCAGGGTTATACCTGAACAACGGATAGGCCCGGGATTCAACTGCCAGTTTGGCCTGATGTGCTCCAAGGTCATCGGCTACGCCGTGCTCTGGCTGGCAAGTGGTGTACAAATTGAAAAGGGCAGGTCTTCTAGCCATCAAGCCATCGATAAATCCTTCGATCATGTGGCTGGTATTGGCCAAAGTGGACTGCATCACATAAGTGTTTCTATGGGCCATGGCGATCAGTCCGATTTCTTTTCTTGGTTCAGGTTTTCCTTTCCAAACTTTTCCAAACTGTGCCATATCAGATACCTGCCCGATAAATCCAGAAGTACAGGCTTGCCCACCGGTATTGGAATAGACCTGGGTGTCTACTACTACCACCTTGATAGGTTTGCCGGAAGCCATCATTCGGGAAAGGTTCTGGAAACCGATGTCATACATGGCACCATCTCCTCCCAAAGCGACTACTGGAGGACACAATTTCCATTCATCATCGCTAAACTGTTCCCAATTGAAATATGTAAAGAAATCTTTTTGATCTCTTGGATTATAATTCCCCTTCAGTTCCATTTCCGCTTTGCGGATGAGTTTGAAGCCATCTGCCATTTTGGCCATATGGCCTTCAAATATGCCCATTGCCAAAGAAGTGCTGTCCTGGAACAAATGGTTCGCCCATGGGAAAGGGTAAGGGTTATAGGGATAGGTGCTACCCCATACTGAAGTACATCCGGTAGCATTGGCCATACCCATGTTAGCACGTCCTTTGTTGGTCGTTCCCTGGGTGTATTTCCACAATAAATGTTTCAGTCCTGCCAATATCTGTGTAGTCTCACGTAACCAATCCTGATCGATAGGCTCAGTTCCCTTTTCTGACTCCAAACGGCTGGCTATGGAAGACATGGTAAGGTCACTTCCTTTCATCTCAGATACAATTCTCGACATCAGATCGGCATCCACCACATTCACGGTTTTCATGAGCCGTAATTGGATATGTTTTTCCAGATTTTCAATCAGTTCCTGGAGGTAAGCTACATGTTTCTCCACCCTTGGCATCATCAAAGATTCTACTGTGGCTATAAAAAGATGCACAACTGATTTTTCGGAACAGCCCAGGCAGGCCCCATCCCCGCTGGCAAAACTTTGGTAGGCATTTTTGTCCAGTAAAATGGTTTCCAAGGGGCCTATTTTTTCTTCAAGATTATCAATACGCTGGTATTTTTTAGGGGTATTGGGCAAATCAGACCAAACACTCCATTCTTCCCGGAGGCGTGCCACCGACTCATCGGTTTGTTTGACGATCCTGAGTGCATCATCATTACAGACGGCAACACATTCCATACAACCTTTACAGGTAGTTGGATTTACAGTGATACTGAACAATCCCCCGCTGCCCGGCTGTTTCTTTTCATTGAGGTCGTAGTAGGGCCTGGTCAATGCAAATTGAAAATCCCCTAATTCTTCCCTGAACCATTCCAGTTCGGTACTCAGCAGAGATTCTTTCTTCTCCTGGCCTTTCATTTCGTCAATGGCTTCATTGATCAGGTTATTGACCGTGGCCTCACCATGGGGCTCATTGAAAAGTGCCCTGACCCTTGGTTCCAATTGTTTGACGGCTTTGGGTAGAAATTCGAGTTTGTCGTGTTTTCTTTTCACCCTTTTCAAAATGGTGTCCAATACATCGGACAATTCACTTACCAATCCTGGGATGGCGGTGTCCGGACATACAGTATAACAGTTGCCGCACGCAGTACAATTATTGGCAATCCACTCTGGGTGTTCAAACCGAATTCCCGTCATGTCCCTGAAAAGAGATGAAGCAGCCGGCATCACGCTCAACCCGATAAAGGGATCAGTCAGGTTGTCGTTGCCTTGTCCGGTTTGATAGAAATAGCCTGTCTGCTCCCAAAAACGGTGGATATCGCTGAGTTTGGATGCAGAGACCGGACTGTCTTTGAGCATGGAGGGGATGGGAGGGGTGGCATGTCCATTGCTTTTTTCGGTTTGCGCACCCAAAACTTTATTTTTGATTTCGTAAACTTCATCAAATCCCCGTTTGACCACACGCATGTTGTCATCCACCACTCTTTGGCCTTTGCTGCCAAATTTGTGCTGCAACTGTTCTTCAATGGCTTTGAGCAATGCTTCGTCATTTAAGCCTGCCTTTTCCATTAGCGGTGAGGCAGCGAAAAATGCTCCCTGGAAGGCAATGCCCTGCATTCTGAGCTGAAGTTCGGGATCGGTAGCTTCTTCTCTGGCAATTTTGAATCCATCCACATAAAAGATGCGGATTTCATTTTCAATGATTATTTTCTGATAGTGTTTGGGGATATCGGCCCAAACTTCATCTGCTGTTTTCTTCTCACTCTGGATGATAAAGGTTCCGCCGTTTTTAAGCCCTGCAAGGGCATTGGTATGTTTGAATACATTTGGATCCGGTGACAGTACCACATCCACGAAGAAATATTCACAGTTGATCTTGATAGGTTCCGGAGCTGCTGCCAGATAGTAAGTAGTGGGCTGGCCTTTCTTTTCAGAACCGTATTTCGGATTTGCCTTGATGTCATAACCCAAAAGGTCAAACAAAGTCATAGCGAGGTTTTTGCCAGTCGTAATGGCTCCCCAGCCTCCAATGGAATGGAACCTGACGGTGATGGCTCCTTTGGGCATAAGGTTGGGATTTTCTGAGCCGTGGATTGCCAGATCCTTGATGAAGGGGTAGGCATCCTGAATGCTTTCCTGATGGACCCTTTGTTTTGGGGAAAAGGCATTTTCCCTGATGAAATCAATGGACAGGTAGAACTGTTTTTTATGTTTTCCATCCGGAAGCATGTTTTCAACTGCACCAATAATGCCCTCAGGTTGTAAATCCCTGCTGCCCATTCCAAAAGACCCCGAATAGAGGGGAGGCATATCGCTGGGGGAATATGATGCCAATTCCGGGTAAGGTTTATCCTTTTTATAATTACCGTTTTCCAGACATTTGGTGATGACAGCCCTTGTTTCCCGCATAATCGGTGCATCTTCTGCCAAAGGCTGATCCAATCTTTCCAAGATGGTGACTCCTTTTCTTCCTTTTAAAATATGGCCCAGGAGATCTGCCGGGAAAGGCCTGAACATCACCAGGTCTACGACTCCTACTTTTATTCCTCTTGTTTTTCTTAGATAATCCACCACGGCCTCCGCACTGGAAACCACACTTCCCTGACCCAGGATCAGGTAATCTGCATCTTCTGCTTTATAGGTCATTATCCTTCCATATTTTCTTCCGGTGAGTTGGTAATACTCTTCAAAAGCCTGGTCGGTAAGTTCCTTGATATGGTCAAAGAAGAAGGGTCTTTGAGCAGCTACACTCTGCATATAGGAGTCCTGGTTTTGTACAATTCCAGCCATCATGGGATTGTCCACATCCCATAATTCAGGAATTCTACGGCGCTTGTCTCCGTAGATGATCCTTTGGGCAGGAGTGGGCGTGTCAATGATATCATCCGGACGGCCCAGGTATTCCATGATAAGATCACGCTCAGGCAATAGGAGGGATTCGATCAGGTGGGTGGTCAGGAAGCCATCTTGGGCGACAACCCCAGGGTTTAAGGCCAATTCCGCTATTTTATGGGCAATGATATTCAAGTCTGCCACATGTTGGGCTTTTTTGGCGAAAAGTTGAAAAAATCCGGTATCGTCAATGGCATGGTAATCGTCATGGCCGGCATGGACATTCAGGGTGGATTTGGTGATAGCCCTTGCCCCAATATTCAGCACATAGGTCAGTCTTTTTCCCACCGCTGCATAAAGGGATTCATGCATATACGCAATGCCCTGGCCGGAAGAAAAATTGGTAGACCGCAGTCCTGTCATGGATAATCCCGCCGTAACTGCCGCAGCTGCATGCTCCCCTTCAGGTTCGATAAAAATCAAAGGCCGATCTGATATGTTCAGATGGCCTTTTGCCGCTTCTTCAGCCCAATATTCACCCATCTGTGTAGAAGGGGTGATCGGATAGGCGCCTGCAGCATCAGAGGATTCCCTTTCACACATGATAGCAACGGTATTTCCATCCATTGCAACTCTTACTCCAGGGTATTTGAATGTTTTATTTTTGTTTTCCATGACAGTTTTGGGTTGTCAGATTGAAGAAAAAAAAGAAAATAGCGCTGTTTTAAACATCAAAACAGCACAGGGATAGACATAGGAAATGCGCCATTTTGTAAAATGGACCAGTAGCCTGTTTCTCAAATCAGTTTAGGCCGACAAGTCCACGGGTTTGTTTGGCAGTTTTAATAAACTCTAAAGCTGTATGCAGATTGATCATCAGCTTATCTGCATGGTCTTCGTCCATCAGCGGATTCAGGTTCAGGTCATTGAATTTGGGGTCTATCTTTCGGCATTGGTTGAGCAGTTCCTTGATAGAAGTGGAATTTTGGATGTGGACCCCATGGTTGATCAGAAATCCTGTCAAGTATTTTTCAATGGCTTTGTAGGCATGTTTGCACACATTGTAGTGTACCACATCCTCTGCAGGTCTGCACAACTCTTCCTGAGCGATATTTAACATCTCTTCTGCTTCAGAAAGTGTGGAGTGTGATTTTAGGTCATTCATGGCTGGAAATATTTAAAGTGAGCAAAGAATCCTTCATTTTGGGTCAAGTTATCCAGATAAGTACTTAAAAATCATGACCTAAATCATTTTTTACCATGATTTACATCAAGAGGGTTTTGCGTGTGCCTAATTGAAAGCCGGTATTATGAAATTTAAAAATTAACCATGTTGAAAACAGGGCCATCTGACCTTGCAGAGGTCATCTCTTTTTGAGAAAAGGGAAATGAGCAAAAGTCAATGCAGATCAGGTCCAATACCTGGATCCAATAGCAGAAGTATTAAAAGCAGAAAAGTTTTTCTAACTTTTATTGCGGAAAAAATGCATTGGTATAAACTTTTGAGAACAAGGTAAAATGAATAAACTTAGCAGACGGGGATTTTTGGGATTTGTTTCCAGTGCTGGGGCACTTGGTTTTTTGCCTTCATCGGTTTTGAGGGCCTCAGAGCCTGTAAGACCCCTGATATTCAAAAAAGGGAAGCTTCAGTTTGAGCCATTTTTTCTTCCCAAAATAAAGGAGTTGGATCTCTCTCCGGCAGCTTGGATCTGGTATCCCGCAGAACGGATACTTCCCAATTCATTTTTTCATTTCAGGAGGGTTATTCAGATTAGCAAACCTGTCCAATCTGCCCATGGTTGGATTTTGGGAGAGAGAAGGTATTTGTTGTTTTTGAATGGGGAAAGAATACAATTTGGCCCGGCTCCTGCAGACCCAAGATATTCAGAAGCTGATCTGGTAGATTTTTCCAGGGATTTGAAGCTTGGGGAAAATGTGATAGGAGCCACTGTAGTTTATTTTGGGTTTGGTGATGGCGCCTGGCCTGCCGGCAAGGCAGGGTTTATTTTCAAACTCGAAATCCATTATGAAGATGGGGAGAAGGAAATAATAGTAAGTGACGGGAATTGGTCAGTGCAACAGGCAAAAAGTTGGCCGGCGGGAAAGTACAAGCGCTGGTACCTGAGGGCACTTCAGGAAGAATTCGATAACAGGCTTTATCCAATGGGTTGGAACGCTGCTGGTTTTCAGGAGGACCGCACTTGGAGGAAAGCCAAAGTTTTTTCAAGGGATGGCAATAAAACTGCCCTAAGTTCTTCAATTTCTGACTACCTGTATGACAGTGGGGGAAATCAGCAGACACAGTTGAGAAAGCGATCAGTTCCTATGCTTATAGAAAA
This Cecembia calidifontis DNA region includes the following protein-coding sequences:
- a CDS encoding FMN-binding protein, yielding MDTKKTIPTHQENSQGSKKMLTAMVGIGVFCALLIVLTYEGTKERIERLKAEALEQAVFRVLPGISQTKIFELTDDGNFIPSDGKDRSKKLVYAGFGDDGTLKGIAIEASGQGYADVIRILYGYNPFTQTVVGMYVLESKETPGLGDKIEKDENFLSNFKALSVALSEDLTRIENRVVPVKQGSKTNPWEVDGITGATISSRAIGHIIGESSATIIPLIYNQLEKFKLD
- the rsxC gene encoding electron transport complex subunit RsxC; its protein translation is MFLLAKNTFSHGIHPPENKEETNRLPIRQFPFAPLIILPMQQHIGTPSQIIVKEGQEVARGQLLAKANGYMSVPLHSPVSGKIRKIANVPVISGQMVPGLYLEPFPFSGQEISEGKPIPLSASPEEILQGIQDAGIVGLGGAAFPTHVKLKIPEGKKCDHLLINGIECEPYLTTDHRVMLEQADDIFMGIRYLLKATGAKEVIIGIEANKLDAAEHLSGKIPKDLPVSVQVVPVKYPQGAEKMLITSILGKEVPSGGLPIDVNTVVVNVATTAEIGRLLPHGQGIQERVITITGPAISKKGNYLIPIGTPLRYILEQVGASKDICEVFMGGPMMGVSASSLDISIVKGTSGIVVFGENDTKKTEKIYPCIKCGACVDACPLFLNPSKLGILAKSEAYETMVEEYNLMDCFECGSCTYVCPSNIPLVQYFRLSKGIIRKRKANSQKSNV
- a CDS encoding HEPN domain-containing protein, producing the protein MNDLKSHSTLSEAEEMLNIAQEELCRPAEDVVHYNVCKHAYKAIEKYLTGFLINHGVHIQNSTSIKELLNQCRKIDPKFNDLNLNPLMDEDHADKLMINLHTALEFIKTAKQTRGLVGLN
- a CDS encoding RnfABCDGE type electron transport complex subunit D; its protein translation is MFSKTLHISSSPHIKKDVSTDLIMKNVVYALLPVVLFSIYAFGINALLVIATSVFGCLLTEHLLCRWSNRESTISDWSAVITGILLGLTLPPIFPLWMTFLGAVLAIGLGKFVFGGLGYNAFNPALVGRAFLQAAFPVAITTWHPSFLEDRFFHISKSVLALPFAEPIVDGISGATPLSAFKFDKITAETSDLALGLISGSIGETCSWIIVLGGIYLIYRKMMNWRIPVAILATVYLLSGILFLLDNQVYPSPLFMLFSGGLMLGAVFMATDMVGSPITPLGVWIYGVFIGLLIVVIRIWGGLPEGVMYAILLGNALTPQIDKIIRPRVYGTKR
- a CDS encoding ferredoxin; amino-acid sequence: MLKAIAGVKAEKATPVEDLENKIRTEVVGRIAKGLMKLAGDNGMGIMDLTLEESKKENPNIPAPSPNGEYLAPWLETDFCTSCDECIKINPNIFAYNNDKKAYIKDPNAGPYSDLVKAAEKCTAGVIHPGLPADKNGPDMEKWIKRGEKFN
- a CDS encoding 2-oxoacid:acceptor oxidoreductase family protein produces the protein MENKNKTFKYPGVRVAMDGNTVAIMCERESSDAAGAYPITPSTQMGEYWAEEAAKGHLNISDRPLIFIEPEGEHAAAAVTAGLSMTGLRSTNFSSGQGIAYMHESLYAAVGKRLTYVLNIGARAITKSTLNVHAGHDDYHAIDDTGFFQLFAKKAQHVADLNIIAHKIAELALNPGVVAQDGFLTTHLIESLLLPERDLIMEYLGRPDDIIDTPTPAQRIIYGDKRRRIPELWDVDNPMMAGIVQNQDSYMQSVAAQRPFFFDHIKELTDQAFEEYYQLTGRKYGRIMTYKAEDADYLILGQGSVVSSAEAVVDYLRKTRGIKVGVVDLVMFRPFPADLLGHILKGRKGVTILERLDQPLAEDAPIMRETRAVITKCLENGNYKKDKPYPELASYSPSDMPPLYSGSFGMGSRDLQPEGIIGAVENMLPDGKHKKQFYLSIDFIRENAFSPKQRVHQESIQDAYPFIKDLAIHGSENPNLMPKGAITVRFHSIGGWGAITTGKNLAMTLFDLLGYDIKANPKYGSEKKGQPTTYYLAAAPEPIKINCEYFFVDVVLSPDPNVFKHTNALAGLKNGGTFIIQSEKKTADEVWADIPKHYQKIIIENEIRIFYVDGFKIAREEATDPELQLRMQGIAFQGAFFAASPLMEKAGLNDEALLKAIEEQLQHKFGSKGQRVVDDNMRVVKRGFDEVYEIKNKVLGAQTEKSNGHATPPIPSMLKDSPVSASKLSDIHRFWEQTGYFYQTGQGNDNLTDPFIGLSVMPAASSLFRDMTGIRFEHPEWIANNCTACGNCYTVCPDTAIPGLVSELSDVLDTILKRVKRKHDKLEFLPKAVKQLEPRVRALFNEPHGEATVNNLINEAIDEMKGQEKKESLLSTELEWFREELGDFQFALTRPYYDLNEKKQPGSGGLFSITVNPTTCKGCMECVAVCNDDALRIVKQTDESVARLREEWSVWSDLPNTPKKYQRIDNLEEKIGPLETILLDKNAYQSFASGDGACLGCSEKSVVHLFIATVESLMMPRVEKHVAYLQELIENLEKHIQLRLMKTVNVVDADLMSRIVSEMKGSDLTMSSIASRLESEKGTEPIDQDWLRETTQILAGLKHLLWKYTQGTTNKGRANMGMANATGCTSVWGSTYPYNPYPFPWANHLFQDSTSLAMGIFEGHMAKMADGFKLIRKAEMELKGNYNPRDQKDFFTYFNWEQFSDDEWKLCPPVVALGGDGAMYDIGFQNLSRMMASGKPIKVVVVDTQVYSNTGGQACTSGFIGQVSDMAQFGKVWKGKPEPRKEIGLIAMAHRNTYVMQSTLANTSHMIEGFIDGLMARRPALFNLYTTCQPEHGVADDLGAHQAKLAVESRAYPLFRYNPDKGVTPQEAFDLEGNPALEKTWPTYELKYLENGRQKTMEVAMTFADFALTEARFRKHFRNAPRDTWNENMVVLEEFLEMEEAEREGNSLSSGQ
- the rsxE gene encoding electron transport complex subunit RsxE, encoding MSTGITKNTELKNTPSSTDEFIKGLWRENPVFVQVLGMCPVLAVSNTAQNALAMGLATAFVLLMSNILVASLRNFIPKQVRIASFILIIATFVTIVDYAIQAISVDLHKNLGAFISLIVVNCLILSRAEAFASKNSIGKSIMDALGMGLGFVFALFCLGAVRELLGNGTLFNIEIFPGSFQEWIIMILPAGGFFTLALWLLLFNFFKSKKAGT